A single window of Actinoallomurus bryophytorum DNA harbors:
- a CDS encoding YbaB/EbfC family nucleoid-associated protein encodes MFDFNPFNLRPEDLERAADEAEKTMRRLEQVQEELSGVTGKGESGDGMVHAVTDANGLLEEIVIKPRALRMPSEDLAEGVTVAIRAAQEDAERRGNQIVHDVIEDGGGPLPGMPGPPPKDRRE; translated from the coding sequence GTGTTCGACTTCAACCCGTTCAATCTCCGGCCTGAGGATCTCGAGCGAGCCGCCGACGAGGCCGAGAAGACGATGCGTCGTCTGGAGCAAGTGCAAGAGGAGCTCAGCGGGGTCACCGGCAAAGGCGAGAGCGGGGACGGAATGGTCCATGCCGTCACCGACGCGAACGGTCTGCTGGAGGAGATCGTTATTAAACCGCGCGCCCTGCGGATGCCCAGCGAGGACCTGGCCGAGGGAGTGACAGTGGCGATTCGGGCGGCTCAGGAGGATGCCGAGCGCCGAGGCAACCAGATCGTCCACGATGTGATCGAGGACGGTGGGGGTCCGTTGCCCGGCATGCCAGGCCCGCCGCCGAAGGATCGGCGAGAGTAG
- a CDS encoding ABC transporter ATP-binding protein, translating into MSRTQTSDPATAEASGAMIRTKDLVKVHHADGLDVRAIRGIDLVVQPGEFVAVMGPSGSGKSTVLHLLAGLVPATSGEIWVRGNRLSEMSEAERAVLRRRHIGVVFQFFNLISNMTVADNVELPSLLAGTNPKQARERRKYLLDELGLSDRADMSPARLSGGQQQRVALARALANEPSLLLADEPTGNLDSTNTRGVVRLLEQVHDQGQTILLVTHDARVASAADRVISLFDGMIIDDADVRPAYDSKNTIGSILDL; encoded by the coding sequence GTGAGCCGTACGCAGACGTCAGACCCGGCAACCGCCGAGGCGTCTGGGGCGATGATCCGCACCAAGGACCTGGTCAAGGTCCACCACGCGGACGGCCTCGACGTCCGTGCCATCCGTGGCATCGACCTGGTCGTACAGCCCGGGGAGTTCGTCGCGGTGATGGGCCCGTCCGGGTCCGGCAAGTCGACCGTGCTGCACCTGCTCGCCGGGCTGGTCCCCGCGACCAGCGGAGAGATCTGGGTGCGCGGCAACCGTCTCAGCGAGATGAGCGAGGCCGAGCGCGCCGTGCTGCGCCGCCGTCACATCGGCGTCGTCTTCCAGTTCTTCAACCTCATCTCGAACATGACGGTCGCCGACAACGTCGAGCTGCCCTCCCTGCTCGCCGGCACCAACCCGAAACAGGCACGCGAGCGCCGTAAGTACCTGCTGGACGAGCTCGGCCTGAGCGATCGGGCCGACATGTCGCCGGCACGGCTGTCCGGCGGCCAGCAGCAGCGGGTCGCGCTGGCGCGGGCGCTCGCCAACGAGCCCAGCCTTCTGCTCGCCGACGAGCCCACCGGCAACCTCGACAGCACCAACACGCGCGGCGTCGTACGCCTGCTCGAGCAGGTCCACGACCAGGGTCAGACGATCCTTCTCGTGACACACGACGCACGGGTCGCCAGTGCCGCCGACCGGGTGATCTCTCTGTTCGACGGCATGATCATCGACGATGCCGACGTCAGGCCGGCGTACGACAGCAAGAACACCATCGGCTCGATCTTGGATCTGTGA
- a CDS encoding ABC transporter permease: MKPVHATIRWIRADLRTRPGQALLSVSVVAGVVTALILAITMLAGAMDPWKGVFARSHGAHVWIHARPGTDLSPLSHMDGVTGVSGPYQTASATAVQQGQRAPLELRAMGTEMPEVGRPVLAKGRWLDPSRPDGVVLERTLARVLRVGVGDTLNVRGLDAIAHRLPVIGVADDSSQGPYPAVTPGLVWALPGTVSAVEPGAGSTQLLIGLRLADPSASDFFVQHVVTVLGGDHVDRASTWQQVRASMEVDSRLLGLLLGMFGVVALIAGALAIGNATGGRILSLLQDIALLKALGFTPAQIRRMLILEQTCLGVAGVVLGILAGSVLTGSSLSQRLFGSVTGTASAPLSLSRLALIAAATVLSVTVATLLPAWRGSRVSPTSTVTAVPPSGRLSRFARVALLVRLPPALVLGARDAFTRRMRAVMTIGGLAIPMVMVTIALGCWSTLDNFEDHPEQIGLAGALVARPVGVSPYAAAAIIAADRDVATVYPEVQTNALLPGQTRTIQARALGTSDQPYPFPVHDGRMYARPGEAVAGQGLLDLLQVHVGDRVRLTLSGVPVIIHIVGRTIEPSLSGQVLSFGLDTLQQSGIDTSTLSYRIVLRHGAPVDTVRTRLLRESENRLDLQAAQNPAKRLVIVRVVIFGLLIVLALIGAANLLTAASVGLRDHLRDIVVLRAMGLTPRQVTTTLVAGTSVLALIAVIAGIGGGLALSTRLIDLQGRTSGVGAGIGRSPTIFELAVAAIGAMALAALTAFAMARKSSRIDVREVSRV, from the coding sequence GTGAAACCCGTGCACGCCACCATCCGCTGGATACGCGCGGACCTTCGTACCCGCCCCGGCCAGGCGCTCCTTTCGGTGAGCGTCGTGGCCGGCGTCGTCACGGCGCTGATCTTGGCGATCACCATGCTCGCGGGCGCGATGGACCCGTGGAAAGGGGTGTTCGCCCGCTCCCATGGCGCACACGTCTGGATCCATGCCCGTCCCGGCACCGACCTCAGCCCGCTGTCGCACATGGACGGCGTCACCGGTGTCTCGGGCCCCTACCAGACCGCGAGCGCGACGGCGGTACAGCAGGGACAGCGAGCGCCGCTCGAGCTCCGGGCGATGGGCACCGAGATGCCCGAGGTCGGCCGGCCGGTTCTCGCCAAGGGCCGGTGGCTCGACCCGTCCAGGCCCGACGGCGTGGTCCTCGAACGCACGCTGGCCCGTGTGCTGCGCGTCGGCGTGGGCGACACCCTCAACGTCCGCGGCCTGGACGCGATAGCCCACCGACTCCCGGTGATCGGTGTCGCCGACGACTCCAGCCAGGGCCCCTATCCGGCGGTGACGCCGGGGCTCGTCTGGGCGCTCCCGGGGACCGTGAGCGCGGTCGAACCGGGGGCGGGCTCCACCCAACTGCTGATCGGCCTGCGGCTCGCCGACCCGAGCGCCAGCGACTTCTTCGTCCAGCACGTGGTGACCGTTCTCGGCGGCGACCACGTGGACCGCGCGTCGACCTGGCAGCAGGTGCGCGCCTCGATGGAGGTGGACAGCCGCCTGCTGGGCCTGTTGCTGGGCATGTTCGGCGTGGTCGCGCTGATCGCCGGCGCGCTGGCCATCGGCAACGCGACCGGAGGGCGCATCCTGTCCCTGCTCCAGGACATCGCGCTGCTGAAGGCGCTCGGTTTCACGCCGGCCCAGATCAGGCGGATGCTCATTCTCGAGCAGACCTGTCTCGGCGTCGCCGGGGTGGTGCTGGGCATCCTCGCCGGGTCGGTGCTCACGGGATCCTCGCTCTCCCAGCGGCTCTTCGGCTCCGTCACCGGTACCGCGTCGGCACCGCTCTCGCTGAGCCGGCTGGCGCTGATCGCGGCCGCCACCGTGCTGAGCGTGACGGTGGCGACGCTGCTTCCCGCCTGGCGGGGTAGCCGCGTGTCGCCGACCAGCACGGTCACCGCGGTGCCGCCGAGCGGCCGGTTGTCGCGCTTCGCCCGCGTGGCACTGCTCGTACGGCTGCCGCCGGCGCTCGTCCTCGGCGCCCGCGACGCCTTCACCCGCCGGATGCGCGCCGTCATGACGATCGGTGGCCTGGCCATCCCGATGGTGATGGTCACGATCGCCCTCGGCTGCTGGTCGACCCTCGACAACTTCGAGGACCACCCCGAGCAGATCGGCCTGGCCGGCGCGCTGGTCGCCCGGCCGGTCGGGGTGTCCCCCTATGCGGCCGCCGCCATCATCGCCGCCGACCGCGACGTGGCCACGGTGTACCCGGAGGTTCAGACGAATGCGCTGCTTCCCGGGCAGACCCGGACCATTCAGGCGCGAGCCCTCGGCACGTCCGATCAGCCGTATCCCTTCCCGGTCCACGACGGGCGGATGTACGCACGTCCCGGCGAGGCGGTCGCCGGTCAGGGACTGCTCGACCTCCTCCAGGTTCACGTGGGCGACCGCGTGCGGCTCACGCTCAGCGGCGTCCCGGTGATCATTCACATCGTCGGGCGCACGATCGAGCCGTCCCTGAGCGGGCAGGTTCTGTCGTTCGGCCTGGACACGCTTCAGCAGTCCGGGATCGACACGTCCACGCTGTCCTACCGGATCGTCCTGCGGCACGGCGCGCCGGTCGACACCGTACGGACGCGGTTGTTGCGGGAGTCGGAGAACCGGCTGGACCTCCAGGCCGCGCAGAACCCGGCGAAGCGGCTGGTCATCGTCCGCGTGGTGATCTTCGGGCTGCTCATCGTGCTCGCGCTGATCGGGGCGGCGAACCTCCTGACCGCGGCGTCGGTCGGGCTCCGCGACCACCTGCGCGACATCGTCGTGCTGCGCGCCATGGGTCTGACACCCCGGCAGGTGACCACCACCCTGGTCGCCGGCACGAGCGTGCTCGCGCTGATCGCGGTGATCGCCGGGATCGGCGGCGGCCTGGCCCTGTCCACCCGGCTGATCGACCTGCAAGGTCGTACCAGTGGTGTCGGCGCCGGAATCGGCCGATCGCCGACCATATTCGAGCTGGCCGTGGCGGCGATCGGCGCGATGGCTCTCGCCGCGCTCACCGCGTTCGCGATGGCACGCAAGTCCTCGCGCATCGATGTGAGAGAGGTATCTCGCGTATAG
- a CDS encoding ABC transporter substrate-binding protein, giving the protein MYPNEGSQRGSTMVRSLASRLLVVVLAAGCGVSGPSHATSDGPTMDTSGPITYAAGPDLTGYVHPLVDKWNALHPAEKVTLLELPAAADDQHAQMVTNLQAKSDRYDVLNIDIIWTAEFADSGWVIPLDRRQFPLDQFLKPVVDTGEFGGKLYGVPYTSNAGLLYYRKDILDKAGKRPPKTWAELRQLAKTVAPKYGLEGYAGQFLPYEGLTVNFAEAVQSAGGTILTDDGTKVAVNSPQARQGLDFLVQGFREGWIPKRALTFKEEESRAEFQDKKLLFLRNWPYVYGLVSRPGSKVKNDFGVTLLPGEDGPGSSSLGGANLAVSAYSKHQRTAIAFIKYLTSLENERVALTQGSFPPVWARLYDDPTLIKHFPYLPVLKNSILAAKPRPVSPNYNQVSLAISNAVSGALSFRQTPDAAISQMAGDLGSVITNR; this is encoded by the coding sequence ATGTATCCCAATGAGGGGTCACAGAGAGGCTCAACGATGGTGCGGTCGCTGGCAAGCAGACTCCTTGTGGTCGTGCTGGCGGCGGGCTGTGGTGTATCGGGCCCGTCCCACGCGACGAGCGATGGCCCCACGATGGACACCAGTGGCCCCATCACGTACGCCGCTGGGCCGGATCTTACGGGTTACGTGCACCCATTGGTTGACAAATGGAATGCGCTGCACCCTGCGGAGAAAGTGACCCTGCTTGAACTCCCCGCGGCCGCGGACGACCAACACGCCCAAATGGTCACAAACCTTCAGGCGAAGAGCGACCGCTACGACGTGCTCAACATCGACATCATATGGACGGCGGAGTTCGCCGACTCGGGATGGGTCATCCCGCTCGATCGTCGGCAGTTTCCACTCGACCAGTTCCTCAAGCCGGTCGTGGACACCGGGGAGTTCGGCGGAAAACTGTACGGCGTCCCCTACACCAGCAACGCCGGACTGCTGTACTACCGAAAAGACATTTTGGACAAGGCCGGCAAGCGACCGCCCAAGACCTGGGCCGAGCTGCGTCAGCTGGCCAAGACCGTCGCACCGAAATACGGCCTTGAGGGCTACGCCGGGCAGTTCCTTCCCTACGAGGGGCTGACCGTCAACTTCGCCGAGGCCGTGCAGTCGGCCGGCGGGACGATCCTCACCGATGACGGCACGAAGGTCGCCGTCAACTCGCCGCAGGCCAGACAGGGTCTGGACTTCCTGGTCCAAGGCTTTCGCGAAGGCTGGATCCCCAAGCGGGCCCTCACCTTCAAGGAGGAGGAGTCCCGCGCGGAGTTCCAGGACAAGAAGCTGCTGTTCCTGCGCAACTGGCCCTACGTCTACGGGCTCGTGTCCCGTCCGGGCAGCAAGGTCAAGAACGACTTCGGTGTCACCCTGCTTCCCGGTGAGGACGGGCCCGGTTCGAGTTCGCTCGGCGGCGCCAACCTCGCCGTCAGCGCCTACTCGAAGCACCAGAGGACGGCCATCGCGTTCATCAAGTATCTGACCAGCCTCGAGAACGAGCGGGTGGCCCTCACCCAGGGATCCTTCCCACCCGTGTGGGCGCGTCTCTATGACGACCCCACGCTGATCAAACACTTCCCCTATCTACCGGTCCTGAAGAACAGCATTCTCGCGGCCAAGCCGCGACCGGTGAGTCCTAATTACAACCAGGTGAGCCTCGCGATCTCCAATGCCGTGAGCGGGGCTCTGTCCTTCCGTCAAACTCCCGACGCGGCCATCTCCCAGATGGCCGGAGATCTCGGGAGCGTCATCACCAACCGTTGA
- a CDS encoding ATP-binding protein has product MRANHRVRAGSHAAAGTPSAVSVARPSEGEAHDRGTLDWRISVPGVPAIVAIARKLVRAALWDSRRLDDIELVASELVTNAIRHTPSGRTGSLLTLRIRGTAGWARIDVSDLGSGSWAEPSSAAEGDECGRGLVIVNALADLAGHGPAADGQVSWAEIHWDVSPDAARTRAGAIRHT; this is encoded by the coding sequence ATGAGAGCGAACCACCGGGTGCGGGCCGGAAGCCATGCGGCGGCCGGCACACCCTCCGCGGTGAGCGTGGCACGCCCGTCCGAAGGCGAGGCTCACGACCGGGGCACGCTCGACTGGCGCATCTCGGTTCCCGGCGTACCGGCCATCGTGGCGATCGCCCGCAAGCTCGTACGCGCCGCCCTCTGGGACTCCCGGCGACTGGACGACATCGAGCTCGTCGCCAGCGAGCTGGTGACCAACGCCATCCGCCACACGCCGAGCGGCCGTACGGGCTCCCTGCTGACGCTCCGCATCCGCGGCACGGCCGGCTGGGCCCGGATCGATGTCAGTGATCTCGGGAGCGGGTCCTGGGCCGAGCCCTCGTCGGCGGCCGAGGGCGACGAGTGCGGTCGCGGACTGGTCATCGTCAACGCACTCGCGGACCTGGCCGGCCACGGACCGGCAGCCGATGGCCAGGTCTCCTGGGCCGAGATCCACTGGGACGTTTCCCCCGACGCCGCACGCACACGTGCCGGCGCCATCAGACACACGTAG
- a CDS encoding YbaB/EbfC family nucleoid-associated protein, with protein sequence MPDFDPAGFLPEDLERSVEQAAGMMRPLQEAMDRFAEITGEGEGADGLIHAAVEASGRVKAVTFNPRIKRLDEKALAGEIVAAVQAAQKDAANKRQEMLTEAIGDSIPFAKNFGVDKALEQIQQIEESFSRSMKQHVEELERIQRTFE encoded by the coding sequence GTGCCCGATTTCGACCCGGCTGGTTTCCTGCCCGAAGACTTGGAGCGGTCCGTCGAACAGGCAGCAGGCATGATGCGGCCCTTGCAGGAGGCGATGGATCGGTTCGCCGAGATCACCGGTGAGGGCGAGGGCGCGGACGGCCTGATCCATGCGGCCGTGGAGGCCAGCGGGCGGGTCAAGGCGGTCACCTTCAATCCGCGGATCAAGCGGCTCGACGAGAAAGCGCTGGCCGGTGAGATCGTGGCGGCCGTTCAAGCGGCACAGAAGGATGCCGCGAACAAGAGGCAGGAAATGTTGACCGAGGCAATCGGCGACAGCATTCCGTTCGCCAAAAATTTCGGCGTTGACAAGGCCCTGGAACAGATCCAGCAGATCGAGGAATCTTTCAGTCGCTCGATGAAGCAGCATGTCGAGGAACTGGAACGCATACAGCGCACGTTCGAGTGA
- a CDS encoding carbohydrate ABC transporter permease — protein sequence MSTDTATVKPAAVETDRGDYSGAPRRSIASRIVSRVGGGAIQVVLLVLAVVWLVPTLGLFVASLRSQQDDNSTGWWHIFSAPSQLTFKAYSDLLGKPDFVDSFWNTVLIAVPTTLLVVAIASLAGYAFAWMEFPGRDWLFLIVVALLVVPVQVGLIPVSKLYGALGVFGSIPSVVAFHVAFGLPFAIFLLRNFFAGIPRDLLEAARMDGGKEWTIFVKVIFPLGKPAIASLAIFQFLWVWNDMLVSLVFANTGSQPMTKFLQSQMRQFTGNIDILAPGAFLSLIVPLVVFFAFQRYFVQGVLAGSVK from the coding sequence ATGAGTACCGACACCGCGACCGTGAAACCCGCGGCCGTCGAGACCGACCGCGGCGACTACAGCGGCGCGCCGCGTAGAAGTATCGCCTCCCGCATCGTCTCCCGGGTCGGCGGTGGGGCGATTCAGGTCGTGCTGCTGGTGCTGGCCGTGGTCTGGCTGGTGCCCACGCTGGGGCTGTTCGTGGCCTCGCTGCGGTCCCAGCAGGATGACAACTCCACCGGCTGGTGGCACATCTTCAGTGCCCCCTCCCAGCTGACGTTCAAGGCCTACTCGGACCTGCTGGGCAAGCCCGACTTCGTGGACTCGTTCTGGAACACCGTCCTGATCGCGGTGCCGACCACGCTGCTGGTCGTCGCGATCGCGTCGCTGGCGGGGTACGCGTTCGCGTGGATGGAGTTCCCCGGCCGGGACTGGCTGTTCCTGATCGTCGTGGCCCTGCTGGTCGTCCCCGTGCAGGTCGGGCTGATCCCGGTCTCGAAGCTGTACGGGGCGCTGGGGGTCTTCGGGTCGATCCCGAGCGTGGTGGCCTTCCACGTGGCGTTCGGGCTGCCATTCGCGATCTTCTTGCTGCGCAACTTCTTCGCCGGCATCCCACGGGACCTGCTGGAGGCGGCGCGAATGGACGGCGGGAAGGAGTGGACGATCTTCGTCAAGGTGATCTTCCCACTCGGCAAACCCGCGATCGCCTCACTCGCGATCTTCCAGTTCCTGTGGGTCTGGAACGACATGCTCGTCTCACTGGTCTTCGCCAACACCGGCTCCCAGCCGATGACCAAGTTCCTGCAGTCCCAGATGCGGCAGTTCACCGGCAACATCGACATCCTGGCCCCAGGAGCCTTCCTGTCCCTGATCGTCCCGCTGGTCGTCTTCTTCGCCTTCCAGCGCTACTTCGTCCAGGGCGTGCTCGCCGGCTCCGTCAAATAA
- a CDS encoding PadR family transcriptional regulator, which produces MRPILLALLAKEPAHGYELKQALEQTFGGAYPSPNIGQIYVTLGRLEKDGLVRSQDVAQASRPNKKVYELTPAGRDALTSWVDEQSDGPRLRDDFFVKLALAPMTGAADRMTLINRQRRHLLNLMRGLSDLAAATDRGNTVALLLIEGARLHLQADLDWLEHCQEELT; this is translated from the coding sequence GTGCGACCGATATTGCTGGCACTGCTGGCCAAGGAGCCGGCTCATGGATATGAGCTGAAGCAGGCGCTCGAACAGACCTTCGGAGGCGCTTACCCCTCTCCGAACATCGGCCAGATCTATGTGACGCTCGGGCGACTGGAGAAGGACGGGCTCGTCCGCAGCCAGGACGTCGCACAGGCCAGCCGGCCGAACAAGAAGGTCTACGAGCTGACCCCCGCCGGCCGCGATGCCCTGACCTCCTGGGTCGATGAGCAGAGCGACGGCCCGCGGCTGCGCGACGACTTCTTCGTGAAGCTCGCGCTCGCCCCGATGACGGGCGCGGCCGACCGGATGACCCTGATCAACAGGCAACGACGTCATCTGCTGAACCTCATGCGCGGCCTGTCGGACCTGGCCGCCGCGACCGACCGTGGCAACACGGTTGCCCTCCTGCTCATCGAAGGTGCTCGCCTGCACCTTCAGGCCGACCTCGACTGGCTCGAGCACTGCCAGGAAGAGCTCACCTGA
- a CDS encoding PadR family transcriptional regulator — protein MLLALLAKESAHGYELKQALEHTFGSAYPSPNIGQIYVTLGRLEKDGLVRSQDVTQSDRPNKRVYELTPAGREAVAEWLDTSGDGPRPRTDFFVKLALVPLTGTADRMTLINRQRRHCLNLMRGLSEPGHPEESDNPIASLLIEGAQLHLQADLEWLERCQEALT, from the coding sequence GTGTTGCTGGCCCTGCTGGCCAAGGAGTCCGCACATGGATACGAGCTCAAACAGGCTCTGGAGCACACATTCGGCAGCGCCTACCCTTCCCCTAACATCGGGCAGATCTATGTCACGCTCGGGCGGCTGGAGAAAGACGGCCTGGTCCGCAGCCAAGATGTGACGCAGAGCGACCGCCCGAACAAACGCGTCTACGAGCTCACCCCGGCCGGCCGTGAGGCCGTCGCGGAATGGCTCGACACCTCCGGCGACGGTCCGCGTCCGCGCACCGACTTCTTCGTGAAGCTCGCGCTCGTCCCGCTGACCGGCACCGCCGACCGCATGACGCTCATCAACCGACAGCGCCGCCACTGCCTCAACCTCATGCGCGGCCTGTCCGAACCCGGCCATCCCGAGGAAAGCGACAATCCCATCGCATCCCTACTCATCGAGGGCGCCCAACTGCATCTGCAGGCCGACCTCGAATGGCTCGAACGCTGCCAGGAGGCGCTCACGTGA
- a CDS encoding ABC transporter substrate-binding protein, giving the protein MPEMAKIRGPVQVQKGTQMQTRSFWATALTAGLLVTVSACGGSDPKPASGSSGSAGTQELKGVTIEVAAKWTGPEQASFEKVLSAFEKQTGAKVNYASTGENTDAYLGPRIQAKQPPDIAILPQPGLVAQYAKKGDLKPLSADVASTIDANYTPYWKELGSVDGKTYGVLVKAAYKSIIWYRSKAFDDAGVQPPADWASFTKAAQTLSDAGSTPFELAAGSGDAWTLTDWFENVYLSQAGPDMYDKLTKHEIKWTDASVTKALQTLVQVWGKSNMIAGGSSGALQQKFDGSVTDTFGKNKAAMVYGGDFAAANIGTTSAKVGTDAKVFAFPKAGSTTPAVLGGDTAVALKDSKGAMALMKYLASPEAGTVWAKGGGYISPDKNVKPDAYPDALTKQLVAQMQAAGDSARYDMSDQAPAAFGGTPGQGEWEDLRGLVKNPGDIKGAQAKLESDAAKAYK; this is encoded by the coding sequence ATGCCGGAAATGGCCAAAATTCGGGGGCCAGTTCAAGTGCAGAAAGGTACGCAGATGCAAACAAGAAGTTTCTGGGCGACCGCGCTCACCGCGGGTCTGCTCGTCACCGTCTCCGCCTGTGGCGGCAGCGACCCCAAGCCCGCCTCCGGCTCCTCCGGCAGCGCCGGTACGCAGGAGTTGAAGGGGGTGACGATCGAGGTCGCGGCGAAGTGGACGGGTCCTGAGCAGGCGAGTTTCGAGAAGGTGTTGTCTGCTTTTGAGAAGCAGACGGGTGCGAAGGTGAATTACGCGTCGACGGGTGAGAACACCGATGCGTATCTGGGGCCGCGTATTCAGGCGAAGCAGCCGCCGGACATCGCGATTCTGCCGCAGCCGGGTCTGGTGGCGCAGTACGCGAAGAAGGGTGATCTGAAGCCGTTGTCGGCGGATGTGGCGTCGACGATCGATGCGAATTACACCCCGTACTGGAAAGAGCTGGGGTCGGTCGATGGGAAGACCTACGGGGTGCTGGTGAAGGCGGCTTACAAGTCGATCATCTGGTACCGGTCGAAGGCCTTTGATGACGCGGGTGTGCAGCCGCCGGCGGATTGGGCTTCGTTCACGAAGGCCGCGCAGACGCTGTCGGATGCGGGTTCGACGCCGTTCGAGCTGGCGGCGGGGTCGGGGGATGCGTGGACCCTGACGGACTGGTTCGAGAATGTGTACCTGTCTCAGGCGGGTCCGGACATGTACGACAAGTTGACCAAGCACGAGATCAAGTGGACCGACGCGTCGGTGACCAAGGCGCTGCAGACGCTGGTGCAGGTCTGGGGTAAGTCGAACATGATCGCGGGCGGTTCTTCGGGGGCGCTGCAGCAGAAGTTCGATGGTTCGGTGACGGACACGTTCGGTAAGAACAAGGCCGCGATGGTCTATGGGGGTGACTTCGCGGCGGCGAACATCGGGACGACGTCGGCGAAGGTCGGTACGGACGCGAAGGTGTTCGCGTTCCCCAAGGCGGGGTCGACGACTCCTGCGGTGCTGGGTGGTGACACGGCGGTCGCGCTGAAGGACAGCAAGGGCGCGATGGCGCTGATGAAGTATCTGGCTTCGCCGGAGGCGGGCACGGTGTGGGCCAAGGGCGGCGGTTACATCTCTCCGGACAAGAACGTCAAGCCGGATGCGTATCCGGATGCGCTGACCAAGCAGTTGGTGGCGCAGATGCAGGCGGCTGGGGATTCGGCTCGGTATGACATGTCCGACCAGGCGCCGGCGGCGTTCGGTGGTACGCCGGGTCAGGGTGAGTGGGAGGACCTGCGGGGCCTGGTGAAGAACCCGGGTGACATCAAGGGTGCTCAGGCGAAGCTGGAGTCCGACGCGGCCAAGGCCTACAAGTAG
- a CDS encoding ABC transporter permease subunit: MTAITEEMASPQDGGEAGDDASPDGGSGRLGPPSWLALGFLLPALLLLGALVVYPIVYTAIRSFFDASGKKMVGLDNYTAIFTDHDSLTAVRNTAIWVVVAPTVVTILGLLFAVLTERIRWSTAFKMVVFMPMAVSFLASGVIFRLVYEQDPSMGVANAVVTSVHDTFAGGSRYPGASAREGDKSPDVAQAGAVVTRAQVQPGATTLIPLVGVKPENLPKSPTPAKAPSAAPGGISGLVWFDFTKGGGGTLNSPDASEAGLSGMKVQAVGAGGKVVGSATTEKDGSFVIKKVPAGSYTLKLPKDNFAASYGGVNWLGSALITPAIIASYMWVWAGFAMVLIAAGLAAIPRDALEAARVDGATEWQVFRRVTIPLLAPVLTVVFVTLLIYALKVFDLVFIIGGGDPNASVLAVRMWTDSFGGGNDQGAGSAVAILLFLLVVPAMLFNLRRFRQESR; encoded by the coding sequence ATGACAGCGATTACTGAAGAGATGGCCTCGCCGCAAGACGGCGGCGAGGCCGGGGACGACGCGTCCCCTGATGGCGGTTCGGGCCGGCTCGGCCCACCTTCGTGGCTTGCGCTGGGATTCTTGTTGCCGGCGTTGTTGCTGCTGGGTGCGCTGGTGGTCTATCCGATCGTCTACACCGCGATCCGCAGCTTCTTCGATGCTTCGGGCAAGAAGATGGTGGGGCTGGACAACTACACCGCCATCTTCACCGACCATGACAGTTTGACCGCAGTACGTAACACCGCCATCTGGGTGGTCGTCGCCCCGACGGTCGTGACGATCCTTGGGTTGTTGTTCGCGGTGTTGACCGAGCGTATTCGCTGGTCGACCGCGTTCAAGATGGTCGTGTTCATGCCGATGGCGGTCTCGTTCCTGGCCTCGGGTGTGATCTTCCGGCTGGTCTATGAGCAGGACCCCTCGATGGGTGTGGCCAACGCGGTCGTCACCTCGGTGCACGACACCTTCGCGGGCGGCTCGCGTTATCCGGGTGCTTCGGCCAGGGAGGGCGACAAGAGTCCCGACGTGGCTCAGGCGGGCGCGGTCGTCACCCGGGCGCAGGTCCAGCCCGGCGCCACCACGTTGATCCCACTGGTCGGGGTGAAACCGGAGAACCTGCCGAAGTCCCCGACTCCGGCCAAGGCGCCCTCGGCCGCGCCGGGTGGGATCTCGGGTCTGGTGTGGTTCGACTTCACCAAGGGCGGCGGCGGCACGCTGAACTCGCCCGACGCCTCCGAGGCGGGCCTGAGCGGAATGAAGGTCCAGGCCGTCGGGGCCGGCGGGAAGGTCGTGGGTTCGGCCACCACCGAAAAGGACGGCTCGTTCGTCATCAAGAAGGTCCCGGCCGGTTCCTACACCCTGAAGTTGCCGAAGGACAATTTCGCGGCTTCCTACGGGGGCGTGAACTGGCTGGGGTCGGCGTTGATCACTCCGGCGATCATCGCGTCGTACATGTGGGTGTGGGCCGGGTTCGCGATGGTGTTGATCGCGGCGGGGCTGGCGGCGATTCCGCGCGACGCGCTCGAGGCGGCGCGGGTGGACGGCGCGACCGAGTGGCAGGTGTTCCGGCGGGTCACGATCCCGTTGCTGGCACCGGTCCTCACGGTGGTGTTCGTGACGCTACTGATCTACGCGCTGAAGGTCTTCGACCTGGTGTTCATCATCGGTGGCGGTGATCCGAACGCGTCGGTGCTTGCGGTGCGGATGTGGACCGACTCCTTTGGTGGCGGTAACGACCAGGGGGCCGGGTCCGCGGTCGCGATCTTGTTGTTCTTGCTGGTCGTGCCCGCGATGTTGTTCAACCTGCGGCGTTTTCGACAGGAGAGCCGATGA